From a region of the Rhinopithecus roxellana isolate Shanxi Qingling chromosome 8, ASM756505v1, whole genome shotgun sequence genome:
- the LOC115899162 gene encoding endogenous retrovirus group K member 8 Rec protein-like yields MAKRSRSEEFLKEFQVLMSAQRTFTFGTQRAEPPTWGQLKKLTQEAEGVVQQAGQPKTPLTLFLAMLAVVNCQSAGDGVRGQTLGPSEPNM; encoded by the exons ATGGCGAAGAGGAGCCGATCcgaagagttcctgaaggaattCCAGGTCCTAATGAGCGCTCAGAGAACATTCACCTTCGGAACTCAACGTGCAGAGCCTCCGACATGGGGACAGCTGAAAAAGctcactcaggaagctgaaggggTTGTTCAGCAAGCTGGACAACCAAAAACGCCACTGACTTTATTTTTGGCTATGCTGGCTGTAGTGAATTGCCAG tctgctgGAGATGGTGTCAGAGGTCAAACACTGGGTCCCAGCGAGCCCAACATGtga